The genomic region CGGCTGGTCGCTGACCAGTTCAAGGTCAAAGCGATAAGGCTCGCTGATGGCTTCGTTGCCCTTGAACTCAAAAACCTTGAGATCACTGGGCACGCCGTCGAGGGTCAGGGTAAAAGCACTTTGATTGGCAGGAGCGAACATCCGGTGTTTCTCTGCGAGTAGTGGGTGGCCGATTCTGCACCAGCCGTTTGCCGAGCTGAGTGTGTTGCAGGCAAATCAGTAAATCCCTACGCCGTGAGCACCCTGGTCCTATCCGTTCCCCTTGAATCCCGCCCATAAAAAACGGCCCGTCATCCATGGGATGCGGGCCGCTTTTTATGGGCGGGCATTCAAGCCCCCGCCGATTACTTGTTGAGGTTGTAATCCGCCTCGGCCGCGTCAAACCGCTGAAGCATGCCAGTCGTCGGAGCACCCAGCTTGCTCACAAAGTAGATCGCCAGGCTCGCGAAGATGAAGCCCGGGATGATTTCGTACAGGCCAAACAGGCTGAAGTGCTTCCACACGATCACAGTGATCGCACCCACCAGGATGCCGGCCAGTGCGCCATTACGCGTCATGCCTTTCCACAGTACGGAGATCAGCACCACGGGACCGAACGCAGCACCGAAACCAGCCCAGGCGTAGCTCACCAGGCCCAGTACGCGGTTTTCCGGGTTGGCGGCCATGGCGATGGCGATCAGCGCCACCAGCAGCACCATGGCGCGACCGACCCACACCAACTCAACCTGGGAGGCGTTTTTGCGCAGGAAGGTTTTGTAGAAGTCTTCGGTCAGGGCGCTGGAGCACACCAGCAACTGGCAGCTCAGGGTGCTCATCACGGCAGCCAGGATGGCCGACAGCAGCACACCGGCAATCCATGGGTTGAACAGCAACTTGGCCAGCTCAATGAACACACGCTCGTGGTTCTCGGTCACGGGACCAGCGACTTCCGGGTGCGCCGAGAAGTAGGCGATACCGAAGAAGCCCACGGCCACGGTACCGCCCAGGCACAGGATCATCCAGGTCATGGAGATGCGACGCGCCTTGGCAATCGACTTCACCGAATCCGCCGCCATGAAGCGCGCGAGGATGTGCGGCTGGCCGAAGTAACCCAGGCCCCAGCCCATCAGCGAGATAATGCCGATGAAGGTGGTGTTTTTCAGCATGTTGAAGTTGTCAGGGTTCTGCGCTTCGATCGCCAGGAAGGTGGTGTCGACGCCACCGGTGGCCAGCAGCACGATGATCGGCGTGAGCAACAGGGCGAAGATCATCAGCGTGGCTTGTACGGTGTCAGTCCAGCTCACCGCCAGGAAACCACCCACGAAGGTGTAGGCAATGGTCGCCGCAGCACCGGCCCACAGCGCGGTCTCGTAGGACATGCCGAAGGTGCTTTCAAACAGGCGGGCGCCGGCAACGATGCCGGAAGCGCAGTAAATGGTGAAGAACACCAGGATCACCACCGCAGAGATGATCCGCAGCAGGCCGCTTTTATCTTCGAAACGGCTGGAGAAATAATCCGGCAGGGTCAGGGCGTCGCCGTTGTGCTCGGTCTGCACCCGCAGGCGGCCGGCTACAAACAGCCAGTTCAGGTAGGCGCCGACGATCAGGCCGATGGCGATCCAGCTTTCCGACAGGCCAGACATGTAGATCGCGCCGGGCAGGCCCATCAGCAACCAGCCGCTCATGTCCGAGGCGCCGGCCGAGAGCGCGGTGACCACGCTGCCGAGGCTGCGACCGCCGAGGATGTAGTCGGAAAGGTTGTTGGTGGAGCGATAGGCCATGAAGCCGATCAGCACCATGGCAGCGATATAGATCACAAATGTGATCAGGGTAGGATTACTTACGCTCATTGAGTTACGCCCTGGCTTTGTTTTTATGTAGCGGCGGTCTGTCCGGACGGCCACCCACTTGGCTAGTGGATAGACGAAACCTGACGCCGCGCATTTATGACTGACGTTTCCCCAGGAAAGCCATCAGCCGATGAACCGTCCGTAAGAGGTTGCACCTTGGGCGCGAATGCTATTCAACAAAGCAAATAAGGTGCAACCAGTTTCTTGAGAATAAGT from Pseudomonas yamanorum harbors:
- the putP gene encoding sodium/proline symporter PutP; protein product: MSVSNPTLITFVIYIAAMVLIGFMAYRSTNNLSDYILGGRSLGSVVTALSAGASDMSGWLLMGLPGAIYMSGLSESWIAIGLIVGAYLNWLFVAGRLRVQTEHNGDALTLPDYFSSRFEDKSGLLRIISAVVILVFFTIYCASGIVAGARLFESTFGMSYETALWAGAAATIAYTFVGGFLAVSWTDTVQATLMIFALLLTPIIVLLATGGVDTTFLAIEAQNPDNFNMLKNTTFIGIISLMGWGLGYFGQPHILARFMAADSVKSIAKARRISMTWMILCLGGTVAVGFFGIAYFSAHPEVAGPVTENHERVFIELAKLLFNPWIAGVLLSAILAAVMSTLSCQLLVCSSALTEDFYKTFLRKNASQVELVWVGRAMVLLVALIAIAMAANPENRVLGLVSYAWAGFGAAFGPVVLISVLWKGMTRNGALAGILVGAITVIVWKHFSLFGLYEIIPGFIFASLAIYFVSKLGAPTTGMLQRFDAAEADYNLNK